ACACCCGCTTATGACGCGCGTCACTGGCGTTGGATGCTTATTAAGCAGTGTCGTCGGAGCCTTTTTAGCAGTTGCCCATGAAAATCAAATGGAAGCCGCCGCTACTGCACTAACTTTTTATAAATGCGCTGGTGAAAAAGCCGCAAAACTTGCCGTTGGACCTGGCGATTTCGCCGTCCACTTCTTGAACGCGCTTTATTCAGAGGAGGCGTTTGAAGAATGAGTACAAGAAAACTAGCGATTATGACGATGTTTGTGGCGATAGCTGTCGCTGGATCAGCTTTTGTTTCATTCCCCGCGGGTATCGCGCGCGCTTACCCAATTCAACACGCAGTCAATGTGCTGGCGGCGATTATGCTTGGACCGATTCCTGCGCTTACGATTGCATTTGTGACGGGACTCGTTCGCTTGTTAACCGGGACAGGATCGCTTCTTGCATTTCCGGGCGGCATGATTGGCGCTTACCTGGCGGGCGTGATGTATAAACGATTTGGAAAGACCGCGTTTGCCGCGATTGGCGAAGTAATCGGGACTGGCTTCATCGCCCCGTTGTTTGCAGTTCCGTATGCGAAAATCTTGATGGGCACAACGGTAACGACTTTTTTCTTTGTACCGCCGTTTCTCATTTCCAGCTTTAGTGGAGCGGCATTAGGTTTACTTCTAGCTGCACGATTACAACATACAACAGTCGGGAAAAAACTTGGAACATTAGAGTGAACCCAAAAAGCCGCCCTGGCAATTGCTAAGGCGGCCATTGGTATTTTATTTTCCTATTAGTACTTCGTCCCAATCGACATTTACAAATTTTTATGCCGCGCAATCATCCCAAATCCGTTCTACAGAAACATCTTCAGCATGGAATTTTATACGATAGACATCGGGATTTGTGAGATTCGACCATTCTTCAAAACCAAACCGCTTATCAAAACACCTCAATAATAATGTCATCAGATTTCCATGTGTCACAATGACCGTGTGCGAATCATCTTT
This genomic window from Sporosarcina sp. Marseille-Q4063 contains:
- the thiW gene encoding energy coupling factor transporter S component ThiW, translating into MSTRKLAIMTMFVAIAVAGSAFVSFPAGIARAYPIQHAVNVLAAIMLGPIPALTIAFVTGLVRLLTGTGSLLAFPGGMIGAYLAGVMYKRFGKTAFAAIGEVIGTGFIAPLFAVPYAKILMGTTVTTFFFVPPFLISSFSGAALGLLLAARLQHTTVGKKLGTLE